The following are encoded together in the Colius striatus isolate bColStr4 chromosome 5, bColStr4.1.hap1, whole genome shotgun sequence genome:
- the LOC104552101 gene encoding macrophage mannose receptor 1 — MFPVFLLVLSRVHSALQLADTGAFLIYNEVNKLCLQTSITQSVRTATCHQDNESQKFRWITDHQLMSVRFNLCLGVPSKEDQTVITLYPCNQTSELQWWECRNESLLAIQGEDLFFSPGNEEHDNVLLKKRLSASNKWKIYGAMDILCSRGYEETFTLLGNAFGAPCVFPFLFNKRWHAECTAAGRSDGRLWCATTADYDTDQLYGLCPSKDEDSTWTTDLLTNTHYQINSDSALTWHQARKSCQQQNAELLSITNIHEQTYLKDLIEGTDSALWIGLNRLDLRSGWEWIGGSPFQYLNWAPGNPSPKSGKFCVVLNPETKAKWKNLECEERLGYICKKRNFTLVPSADIGPVTCPDGWVPYLDHCYKIFRETKQWEEALASCQKEGSQLASIQSLEEHSFIVSQLGYKPTDKLWIGLNDHKVQMYFEWSDGMPVTYTKWHLGEPSTTNNRPEDCVLIKGQDGYWADYVCENKAGYICKRKPMTQIVRAKEITDAGCKKGWRRYGTYCYFIGHAPATFSEANITCDGEKGYLATVESRYEQAYLISLIGLRPEKYFWLGLSDMEDQGTFRWANGEAVSFTHWDVAMPGSNPGCVAMKTGSAAGLWDVLDCKTKQKYICKQWAKNATAPPIPTTALVPTCPEGWVSNDHSSFCFKVFCVSNIKKKSWLEARDFCRQIGGDLVTIKSKEETVLLSKAMSASQCYFERVWLGIFSLNPDEGFAWSDGSPVKYTSWDDTASNSGGHKFCGVVKGYSYGKWFLSVCEVHHNWVCQIKKGVPLKSEPIDTYEYKTTADGWVIYGDMLYYISKEHVPMEKAQEFCRMNSSDLAVVNSNSKRRFLHRALKENEDSWTRSKYFIGLKVSLDKKFRWIDGTPVTYVAWAPNEPNFANNEENCVEMSSEHGLWNDVNCGSFNRFVCEKHNSSSNSTFASPLPPGGCLESWLFFNNKCFRIFASNTTRKLPWHAARDVCVDLGGNLASIPNEQVQAFLFYHLEGATTDVWIGMNDINKESTFLWTDGSTVSYTNWINGAPEKKQSYFDYYEYEELTDITMETDCVFIMKSEGKWRDDSCDNERGYICQMDSITTQSQVPTTNPFSGFVRYGDSSYSIISSEMQWEEARKNCLDKQADLASISDSYIHSFLWIQMLKYGKPLWIGLNSNMTGSYYKWTDNWKTRYTKWAAGEPKDKNSCVYLDLDGTWKTASCNESYFSVCKISDALAPTDPAQLPGVCPETAELQAWIPYHGHCYYFEASAGTSWAQASLQCAQLGATLVSIENMDESDFLIHTIQPLGDKVGGFWIGLYRNVDDQWLWLDNTAVSFVNWEEKESSVEHHCVEMTAPSGYWDNTDCYSEKAYICKKPKVEPSGSPLQQKGKEENEETHPPVHISVWLLVFLAILTLLGVSISVYFYQRKRQNQPSTDLGIETLLK; from the exons ATGTTCCCTGTGTTCTTGCTGGTTCTTTCTCGTGTTCATAGTGCTTTGCAGCTGGCAG acaCTGGagcatttttaatatataatgaAGTGAACAAACTCTGTCTTCAGACATCTATCACACAGTCAGTTAGAACTGCCACTTGCCATCAAGACAACGAATCACAAAAATTCAGGTGGATCACTGATCATCAGCTTATGAGTGTGAGATTTAACCTATGCCTGGGAGTGCCATCAAAGGAGGATCAGACTGTGATCACCCTATATCCGTGTAATCAAACAAGTGAGCTCCAGTGGTGGGAATGCAGAAACGAAAGCCTCCTTGCAATACAAGGAGAAGATTTGTTTTTCAGTCCTGGCAATGAAGAACATGATAATGTTTTGTTAAAGAAGAGGTTGAGTGCAAGCAATAAGTGGAAGATCTATGGGGCTATGGATATTTTATGTTCCAGGGGATATGAAG AGACTTTTACACTGCTGGGAAATGCTTTTGGGGCACCGTGTGTATTCCCTTTCCTGTTCAATAAGCGCTGGCACGCCGAGTGCACAGCTGCTGGCCGCTCAGATGGACGGCTCTGGTGTGCAACCACTGCAGACTACGACACAGACCAGCTATATGGGTTGTGCCCATCCAAAG ATGAAGACAGCACCTGGACTACAGATCTCTTAACAAATACCCACTACCAAATAAACTCTGACTCAGCTCTCACGTGGCACCAAGCCAGGAagagctgtcagcagcaaaATGCAGAGCTATTGAGTATCACCAACATCCATGAGCAAACATACCTTAAAG ATTTAATAGAAGGTACAGATTCTGCACTGTGGATTGGACTCAACAGATTGGACTTGAGGAGTGGATGGGAGTGGATTGGAGGCAGCCCTTTTCAGTACCTAAACTGGGCTCCAG GaaacccctccccaaaatcTGGAAAATTCTGTGTGGTTCTGAATCCTGAAACAAAAGCTAAATGGAAAAACTTGGAATGTGAAGAGCGACTTGGCTACATTtgcaagaaaagaaactttACCTTGGTTCCCTCAG CTGATATTGGACCTGTTACTTGTCCAGATGGATGGGTACCTTATCTAGATCATTGTTACAAGATCTTCAGGGAGACGAAACAATGGGAAGAAGCTTTGGCCTCTTGTCAGAAGGAAGGGAGTCAGCTGGCCAGCATCCAAAGCCTTGAGGAGCACAGCTTTATCGTGTCTCAGCTTGGGTACA AGCCAACAGACAAGCTATGGATTGGGCTGAATGACCACAAGgttcaaatgtattttgaatGGAGTGATGGTATGCCAGTGACATACACAAAATGGCACCTGGGAGAGCCATCCACTACAAACAACAGGCCAGAGGATTGTGTACTGATAAAGGGCCAG GATGGCTATTGGGCAGACTATGTCTGTGAGAATAAAGCTGGCTACATTTGTAAAAGAAAACCTATGACCCAAATAGTTAGAGCAAAGGAAATTACTGATGCAGGTTGCAAAAAA GGATGGAGAAGATATGGGACCTACTGCTATTTTattggacatgctccagcaacGTTTTCAGAAGCTAACATCACTtgtgatggagaaaaaggttACCTAGCCACAGTTGAAAGTAG GTATGAACAAGCCTATCTGATTAGCCTTATTGGGCTGAGACCTGAGAAATATTTCTGGCTTGGTCTCTCTGACATGGAGGACCAAGGCACTTTCAGATGGGCCAATGGTGAAGCTGTGTCCTTCACACACTGGGATGTAGCAATGCCTG GAAGTAATCCAGGATGTGTAGCCATGAAAACTGGGTCTGCAGCTGGATTATGGGATGTTCTTGACTGcaagacaaagcaaaagtaTATCTGTAAGCAATGGGCAAAGAATGCAACAGCTCCTCCCATTCCAACTACTGCTCTGGTCCCCACATGCCCTGAGGGCTGGGTGTCAAACGACCATAGCAGTTTCTGTTTTAAA GTTTTTTGTGtatcaaatattaaaaagaaatcatggCTTGAAGCTCGAGATTTTTGTAGACAAATAGGAGGAGATTTGGTCACCATTAAGAGTAAAGAAGAGACGGTGTTACTATCAAAAGCAATGAG TGCCTCTCAATGTTATTTCGAAAGAGTTTGGCTTGGTATATTTTCCCTGAATCCAGATGAAGGATTTGCCTGGAGTGATGGCTCTCCA GTTAAGTACACAAGCTGGGACGATACTGCAAGCAATTCAGGAGGACACAAGTTCTGTGGTGTAGTCAAGGGGTATTCCTATGGGAAATGGTTTCTTTCGGTCTGTGAAGTACATCACAACTGGGTTTGTCAAATAAAAAAAG GAGTGCCATTAAAGTCTGAACCAATTGACACCTATG AATATAAAACCACTGCAGATGGATGGGTCATATATGGAGATATGCTATACTACATCAGCAAGGAACATGTCCCAATGGAAAAAGCCCAGGAGTTTTGCAGGATGAATTCTTCAGACCTGGCTGTTGTTAATAGCAATAGCAAGAGAAGATTCCTACACAGAGCACTGAAAGAAAAC GAGGATTCTTGGACACGGTCAAAATACTTCATTGGTCTAAAAGTGAGTCTTGATAAAAAGTTTAG ATGGATAGATGGGACTCCAGTGACCTATGTGGCCTGGGCTCCTAATGAACCCAATTTTGCAAATAACGAGGAAAATTGTGTGGAAATGTCCTCAGAGCATG GCTTGTGGAATGATGTAAACTGTGGTTCCTTCAATAGATTTGTATGTGAAAAGCATAACAGTTCTAGCAATTCAACATTTGCTTCTCCATTACCTCCTGGAGGATGTTTGGAAAGTTGGTTGTTCTTTAACAACAAG TGTTTCAGAATATTTGCTTCCAACACAACGAGAAAGCTCCCATGGCATGCTGCACGAGATGTTTGTGTTGATTTGGGAGGAAACCTGGCTAGCATACCAAATGAACAAGTGCAAG CTTTCCTCTTCTATCATTTAGAGGGTGCCACGACCGATGTTTGGATTGGCATGAATGATATCAACAAAGAGTCCACGTTTCTTTGGACAGATGGAAGCACTGTTTCCTACACCAACTGGATTAATGGTGcaccagaaaagaaacaaagttacTTTGACTATTATGAATATGAAGAATTGACAGACATCACCATGGAG ACAGATTGTGTCTTCATCATGAAATCAGAAGGCAAATGGAGAGATGATAGCTGTGACAACGAGAGAGGCTATATATGCCAGATGGATTCAA TTACCACACAGTCTCAAGTACCAACAACAAATCCATTCTCTGGCTTTGTCCGTTATGGTGACAGTAGCTATTCAATCATCTCATCTGAAATGCAATGGGAAGAGGCCAGAAAAAATTGTCTAGATAAGCAAGCAGACCTTGCCAGCATTTCAGACAGCTACATCCACTCGTTTCTGTGGATCCAGATGCTGAAATATGGAAAACCCCTATGGATTGGTCTTAACAGCAATATG ACTGGCAGCTATTACAAATGGACTGATAACTGGAAAACCAGGTACACAaaatgggctgcaggggaaccaAAGGACAAGAATTCTTGTGTCTACCTAGATCTTGATGGTACTTGGAAAACAGCATCCTGTAATGAAAGCTACTTCTCAGTTTGTAAGATATCAGATG CTCTAGCTCCTACTGACCCTGCTCAGCTGCCTGGAGTCTGCCCTGAAACAGCTGAGCTCCAAGCTTGGATCCCTTACCATGGCCACTGCTACTACTTTGAAGCATCAGCTGGGACAAGCTGGGCACAGGCCTCCCTTCAGTGTGCTCAGTTAG GTGCTACTTTGGTTTCCATTGAAAACATGGATGAATCTGACTTTCTGATCCATACAATACAACCACTTGGAGATAAAGTAGGAGGCTTCTGGATAGGACTTTACCGAAATGTGGATG ACCAGTGGTTGTGGCTAGATAACACTGCTGTGAGCTTTGTTAATTGGGAGGAGAAAGAGTCCAGTGTAGAGCATCACTGTGTTGAAATGACTGCACCATCTGGTTATTGGGACAACACTGATTGCTATTCTGAAAAAGCATATATctgcaaaaaacccaaag TTGAGCCAAGTGGGAGTCCTCTACAACAAAAAG GCAAAGAAGAGAATGAAGAGACTCACCCACCTGTTCACATCTCTGTTTGGCTGCTTGTTTTCTTGGCTATTCTCACTCTTCTTGGAGTTAGCATCTCAGTCTACTTCTACCAGcgaaaaagacaaaaccaaccATCAACAGATCTGGGCATTGAAACACTTCTAAAATGA